Proteins from one Pseudomonas bijieensis genomic window:
- a CDS encoding 6,7-dimethyl-8-ribityllumazine synthase, giving the protein MQPTAIDSKSKSHPGERVAFIQACWHKEIVDQSRKGFVAEMINQGYQESDIDFFEVGGAFEIPLHAKLLAKSGRYAGIVAAGLVVDGGIYRHEFVAQSVISGLMQVQLETEVPVFSVVLTPHHFHAGEEHQKFFFEHFVHKGQEAAKTCADTLHKTRVLRRSEQRAVAV; this is encoded by the coding sequence ATGCAACCCACTGCAATCGACAGCAAAAGCAAAAGTCATCCAGGTGAGCGCGTCGCGTTCATCCAGGCCTGCTGGCACAAGGAAATCGTCGACCAGAGCCGTAAAGGCTTCGTCGCTGAAATGATCAACCAGGGTTATCAGGAAAGCGATATCGACTTCTTCGAAGTCGGCGGCGCCTTCGAGATCCCGCTGCACGCCAAGCTGCTGGCCAAGTCAGGCCGCTACGCCGGAATCGTCGCCGCCGGCCTGGTGGTGGATGGCGGCATCTACCGTCACGAGTTCGTCGCCCAATCGGTGATCAGCGGCCTGATGCAGGTCCAGCTGGAAACCGAAGTGCCGGTATTCTCGGTCGTGCTTACGCCGCATCACTTCCATGCAGGGGAAGAGCATCAGAAATTCTTCTTCGAGCATTTCGTGCACAAGGGCCAGGAAGCGGCGAAGACCTGTGCCGATACGTTGCACAAGACCCGGGTGTTGCGGCGCAGTGAGCAGCGGGCGGTAGCGGTCTAA
- the ltaE gene encoding low-specificity L-threonine aldolase — MSVIDLRSDTVTQPTAGMLDAMASAPTGDDVYGEDPTVNRLEAELAARLGFAAALFVPTGTMSNLLGLMAHCERGDEYIVGQQAHTYKYEGGGAAVLGSIQPQPLEVQADGSLDLAQVAAAIKPDDFHFARTRLLALENTMQGKVLPLEYLARARQFTREHGLALHLDGARLYNAAVKLNVDARQITQYFDSVSVCLSKGLGAPVGSVLCGSVELIGKARRLRKMVGGGMRQAGILAAAGLYALEHQVQRLADDHASAQRLAEGLRAAGYQVEPVQTNMVYVQMGERAEAIKAFADERGVKLSAAPRLRMVTHMDVSAAQIDQVVATFVEFSRH; from the coding sequence ATGAGTGTTATCGATCTTCGCAGCGACACGGTCACCCAACCTACCGCCGGCATGCTCGATGCCATGGCCAGTGCGCCGACCGGCGACGATGTGTATGGCGAAGACCCGACCGTCAATCGCCTCGAAGCCGAACTGGCCGCGCGCCTGGGGTTCGCCGCCGCGCTGTTCGTGCCTACGGGCACCATGAGCAACCTGTTGGGGTTGATGGCCCACTGCGAACGTGGCGATGAATACATCGTCGGCCAGCAGGCCCACACCTATAAGTACGAAGGGGGTGGTGCGGCGGTACTCGGTTCGATCCAGCCTCAGCCCCTCGAGGTACAAGCGGACGGCTCCCTGGACCTGGCGCAAGTCGCCGCGGCGATCAAGCCTGATGACTTCCACTTTGCCCGCACCCGTCTGTTGGCCCTGGAAAACACCATGCAGGGCAAGGTCCTGCCGCTGGAATACCTGGCCCGGGCCCGGCAGTTCACCCGGGAGCATGGCCTGGCCCTGCACCTGGACGGCGCGCGGCTGTACAACGCGGCGGTCAAGTTGAATGTCGATGCCCGGCAGATCACGCAGTACTTCGATTCAGTATCGGTGTGCCTGTCCAAAGGCCTCGGCGCGCCAGTGGGCTCGGTCCTGTGCGGCAGCGTCGAGTTGATCGGCAAGGCGCGCCGTCTGCGCAAAATGGTGGGCGGCGGTATGCGCCAGGCCGGGATTCTCGCGGCGGCGGGGCTGTATGCCCTGGAGCATCAGGTCCAGCGTCTGGCCGATGACCACGCCAGTGCCCAGCGGCTCGCCGAGGGCTTGCGGGCGGCGGGTTACCAGGTCGAGCCGGTGCAGACCAACATGGTCTACGTGCAAATGGGCGAGCGGGCCGAGGCGATCAAGGCATTTGCCGATGAACGGGGCGTCAAGCTCAGCGCCGCACCACGCTTGCGAATGGTGACGCACATGGACGTGAGCGCGGCGCAAATCGACCAGGTGGTCGCCACTTTCGTCGAATTTTCCCGCCACTGA